The uncultured Cohaesibacter sp. genome window below encodes:
- a CDS encoding TraR/DksA family transcriptional regulator, with protein MPISPKTAMELLEGRRIEINALSNLSKEARGVVPLDQQSIGRLSRMDALQGQAMAEATQRRRILELQKIEQAIKRLENGDFGYCVECDEKIPLERLELDPTATLCVACATKKEKSGK; from the coding sequence ATGCCCATTTCGCCCAAAACAGCGATGGAGTTGCTAGAAGGCCGGCGTATCGAAATCAACGCATTGAGCAACCTGTCAAAGGAGGCGCGCGGCGTCGTGCCGCTTGATCAGCAGAGCATCGGGCGGCTTTCCCGGATGGATGCCCTACAGGGGCAGGCCATGGCAGAGGCAACCCAGAGGCGCCGCATACTCGAGCTTCAGAAAATCGAGCAGGCCATCAAGCGCCTTGAAAACGGCGACTTTGGCTATTGCGTCGAGTGTGACGAGAAAATTCCCCTGGAGCGACTGGAGCTGGACCCGACAGCGACTCTCTGCGTCGCCTGCGCAACCAAAAAGGAAAAGTCCGGAAAATGA
- a CDS encoding Lrp/AsnC family transcriptional regulator, protein MSYSSADTRILKALQEDGRLTNQTLADKVGLSTSPCWRKVRQLEDSGVIDGYSARINRRAVGLGVLAFIRVKIDSHSEEESEQFARQVQTLDSVVACYSLAGDADFLLQVVAKDLDDYADFAMDEIRRLPRIKEMQSSMVLREIKPFAGYPLGQLK, encoded by the coding sequence ATGTCTTATTCGTCAGCCGACACCCGCATCCTCAAGGCACTACAGGAAGATGGTCGTCTGACCAATCAGACACTTGCCGACAAGGTCGGGCTCTCCACCTCCCCCTGCTGGCGCAAGGTACGGCAGCTGGAAGACAGCGGTGTCATTGATGGCTATTCGGCCCGGATCAATCGCCGCGCGGTCGGGCTTGGTGTTCTGGCGTTCATTCGAGTCAAGATCGACAGCCATAGCGAGGAAGAATCCGAACAATTCGCCCGGCAGGTTCAGACCCTTGACAGCGTGGTTGCCTGCTACAGCCTTGCGGGCGACGCAGATTTCCTGCTGCAGGTCGTCGCGAAGGATCTGGATGACTATGCCGACTTTGCGATGGACGAAATCCGTCGCCTGCCCCGTATCAAGGAAATGCAATCATCGATGGTGTTGCGGGAAATCAAGCCATTTGCAGGCTATCCCCTCGGCCAGCTGAAGTAG
- a CDS encoding L,D-transpeptidase: MLAQGSLIISTLKTILISPAIRAAAIGATLMTLAGTAPGHATSDNAVQIRIDLSKQQMFVSVNGWRKYTWPISSARDGFNTPEGLYRPVRMYEDYRSKEYNNASMPYSIFFYRGYAIHGTTAIKSLGQPASHGCVRLHPDNAKELYELVELNGKDNTRVFITE; encoded by the coding sequence ATGCTGGCTCAGGGCAGTTTGATCATTTCTACACTCAAGACGATCCTCATATCGCCTGCAATCAGGGCCGCAGCCATCGGCGCGACATTGATGACCCTGGCAGGGACAGCCCCCGGCCATGCCACTTCCGATAACGCGGTGCAGATCAGGATCGACCTGTCCAAGCAGCAGATGTTCGTTTCCGTCAACGGTTGGCGCAAATACACCTGGCCGATCTCTTCGGCCCGTGACGGCTTCAACACGCCGGAAGGTCTCTATCGCCCGGTACGGATGTATGAGGACTACCGGTCCAAGGAATACAACAACGCCTCGATGCCCTATTCCATCTTCTTCTATCGTGGCTACGCGATCCATGGCACGACGGCCATCAAGTCGCTGGGGCAGCCAGCCTCGCACGGCTGCGTACGCCTGCATCCGGACAACGCCAAGGAGCTTTACGAACTGGTGGAGCTGAACGGCAAGGACAACACCCGCGTATTCATCACGGAATAG
- a CDS encoding DUF2000 domain-containing protein, giving the protein MLSDLRLAIVINPDMPVGLIANTASAIAIGLGARQPLLAARSLADQAGRSVDVSSCLPVPILQATQETMGVLLLKALGSREDEGAVVPFPAFARSLHDYADYEKAFPDRDLSGELIDGLGLVGRTKWIRSLTGSLKLLR; this is encoded by the coding sequence ATGTTAAGTGATCTTCGCCTTGCCATTGTCATCAATCCGGATATGCCTGTTGGTCTGATCGCCAACACGGCCAGCGCCATTGCCATTGGTCTTGGCGCAAGGCAGCCATTGCTTGCCGCGCGCAGTCTTGCCGATCAGGCTGGCCGTTCGGTTGACGTCAGTTCATGCCTGCCGGTTCCCATCCTGCAGGCAACGCAGGAGACGATGGGGGTTTTGTTGCTCAAGGCGCTGGGAAGTCGCGAAGATGAGGGAGCCGTGGTGCCGTTTCCGGCTTTTGCCCGCTCGCTGCATGATTATGCCGACTATGAAAAGGCTTTCCCGGACAGGGATCTTTCTGGTGAGCTGATCGATGGTCTGGGGCTGGTTGGGCGGACGAAGTGGATTCGTTCCCTGACAGGGTCGCTCAAGCTCCTGAGGTAG
- a CDS encoding L,D-transpeptidase, protein MMLRRVFISLACSLACMAAFAGSGFASTTKATPKEETIIDAMRSQPIFGQLRLLGDTASMTKASTRKPIVAKIDISEQRMNVYVNGHITHSWKVSTARSGYYTPRGEYAPYRMHTMWRSRKYNNAPMPYAVFFHKGWAIHGTTSISRLGRPASHGCVRLHPDNAKTLFKLIKSAGGMKSARVIISN, encoded by the coding sequence ATGATGCTGCGACGAGTATTCATTTCTTTGGCCTGCTCACTGGCCTGCATGGCTGCTTTCGCCGGCAGTGGCTTTGCCTCGACAACCAAGGCAACACCGAAGGAAGAAACCATAATCGATGCGATGAGAAGCCAACCCATCTTTGGTCAACTTCGCCTGCTTGGCGACACCGCATCAATGACGAAGGCCTCAACCAGGAAGCCGATTGTTGCCAAGATCGATATTTCCGAACAGCGCATGAATGTCTATGTCAACGGCCACATCACTCATAGCTGGAAGGTCTCGACAGCGCGCAGCGGCTATTACACACCACGCGGGGAATATGCCCCCTACCGCATGCACACCATGTGGCGCTCGCGGAAATACAACAACGCGCCGATGCCTTATGCGGTCTTCTTTCACAAGGGTTGGGCAATCCACGGAACAACGTCCATTTCGCGCCTTGGTCGCCCGGCTTCCCATGGCTGTGTGCGCCTGCACCCGGACAACGCCAAGACCCTCTTCAAGCTGATCAAATCGGCCGGCGGTATGAAATCTGCCCGGGTCATCATTTCCAACTAG
- a CDS encoding NnrU family protein, whose protein sequence is MILLCVGLAVFLAIHLVPQNVSLKEGFVSRIGVTGYRMMHGVVALVAIALVYVGYFASKGTFILWYPPIWTRHLAATLMLFAVVFLFAAMFKGKIKQKLTSPLSIAIKTWAFAHLLANGELSDVILFGFFLLYAVSYRISLKRRIRAGLVVVPEGSMMGDLYAIGLGLAFYCAMIFGLHQWAFGVSPLF, encoded by the coding sequence ATGATATTGCTTTGTGTCGGGCTGGCTGTCTTTCTGGCCATCCATCTGGTTCCACAGAATGTGTCGCTCAAGGAAGGGTTCGTCAGCCGGATCGGGGTGACGGGCTATCGCATGATGCATGGTGTTGTTGCTCTTGTTGCCATTGCGCTGGTCTATGTTGGCTATTTTGCATCCAAGGGCACGTTCATTCTCTGGTATCCACCGATCTGGACCAGGCATCTGGCGGCGACTCTGATGCTGTTTGCTGTGGTTTTCCTGTTTGCTGCGATGTTCAAGGGCAAGATCAAGCAGAAGCTGACTTCTCCTCTCTCTATTGCCATCAAGACATGGGCGTTTGCGCATCTGCTGGCCAACGGCGAACTGTCGGACGTGATCCTGTTCGGCTTTTTCCTGCTCTATGCCGTCAGTTATCGCATTTCGCTCAAGCGCCGGATCCGGGCAGGGCTGGTGGTTGTTCCCGAAGGGAGCATGATGGGCGATCTCTATGCTATCGGTCTCGGGCTAGCCTTCTATTGCGCCATGATCTTTGGCCTACACCAGTGGGCGTTTGGTGTCAGTCCGCTGTTTTGA
- a CDS encoding tetratricopeptide repeat protein translates to MMSESDFIREVDEELRHEQIKKLWDKFGPYVIGFALLVVLGTAADKGYEYWRQTQAAKSGDAFIQALQLSDEGKKDEAMAALEAIKADGNGGYPVLAEMRIASEKAAQGDVDAAIALFKDAASNADLPAVIQSLARIRANALMLDQGKADEVINELTALMDNDGFRHSARELVMLAYLEKKDYAKAMPIAERISQDAETPPELRQRAQVYVNYIRSQYEEPATAGKDAKETAQ, encoded by the coding sequence ATGATGTCTGAGTCCGATTTTATTCGTGAAGTCGATGAAGAGCTGCGCCACGAGCAAATCAAGAAACTCTGGGACAAGTTTGGTCCCTATGTAATTGGCTTCGCTCTTCTGGTCGTTTTGGGAACTGCCGCGGACAAAGGCTACGAATATTGGCGCCAGACACAGGCTGCCAAGTCGGGGGATGCGTTCATTCAGGCGCTGCAATTGTCGGACGAAGGCAAGAAGGACGAAGCCATGGCTGCCCTGGAAGCCATCAAGGCTGACGGCAACGGTGGCTATCCGGTGCTTGCGGAAATGCGCATTGCTTCCGAGAAGGCTGCGCAGGGCGATGTGGACGCGGCGATTGCCCTGTTCAAGGACGCCGCAAGCAACGCCGATCTTCCTGCTGTCATCCAGAGCCTTGCACGGATCCGCGCCAACGCGCTGATGCTGGATCAGGGCAAGGCCGATGAGGTCATCAACGAACTGACTGCCCTGATGGACAATGACGGCTTCCGTCATTCGGCCCGGGAGTTAGTGATGCTGGCCTATCTGGAGAAGAAGGATTACGCCAAGGCGATGCCGATTGCAGAGCGTATTTCGCAGGATGCGGAAACGCCGCCGGAATTGCGTCAGCGCGCGCAGGTCTACGTGAACTACATCCGCTCGCAGTATGAAGAACCTGCAACGGCTGGCAAAGATGCCAAGGAGACTGCCCAATGA